From a region of the Hyalangium minutum genome:
- the lpdA gene encoding dihydrolipoyl dehydrogenase, whose product MAETFDVVIIGSGPGGYVGAIRAAQLGLKTAIIEKDKRLGGTCLHRGCIPTKSLLWTAELFHHIHEASKFGIDVASPTINWANAQKHKQDVVTKGANGIDFLMKKNKISVFKGHGRIAGKGKVEVTGEDGAKQTLDTKNIIIATGSVPKSLPNVQVDHKRVLNSDSILLIDRIPKSLIVIGAGAVGCEFASVFNHVGSQVAIVEYMPNLLPIEDIDASKELEKHFKKRKIDLHTGAKVEKVEHTATGVKVTMTVGSETKTIEAELLLSAVGRSPVTEDIGLKQTNIQADRGFIKVDQMMRTTEANVYAIGDVVPTAMLAHVASAECVLAVEHIAGKNPQPINYDLVPSATYCYPEVASVGLTEKKAKERGYDVKTGIFPFSAITKASISNEAAGMIKVVSDKKYDEVLGIHLVGPHATELLAEACVALRLEITTEELAHTMHAHPTLSEIVKEGAEAALGHPIHI is encoded by the coding sequence GTGGCTGAGACGTTCGATGTGGTGATCATCGGTTCTGGACCGGGCGGTTACGTGGGGGCCATCCGGGCTGCCCAGCTGGGCCTGAAGACGGCCATCATCGAGAAGGACAAGCGGCTGGGCGGCACCTGCCTCCACCGCGGCTGCATCCCCACCAAGTCCCTGCTCTGGACGGCGGAGCTGTTCCACCACATCCACGAGGCCTCCAAGTTCGGCATCGATGTGGCCAGCCCCACCATCAACTGGGCCAACGCCCAGAAGCACAAGCAGGACGTCGTCACGAAGGGTGCCAACGGCATCGACTTCCTGATGAAGAAGAACAAGATCTCCGTGTTCAAGGGCCACGGCCGCATTGCCGGCAAGGGCAAGGTGGAGGTGACGGGCGAGGACGGCGCCAAGCAGACGCTGGACACCAAGAACATCATCATCGCCACCGGCTCGGTGCCCAAGTCCCTGCCCAACGTGCAGGTGGACCACAAGCGGGTGCTGAACAGTGACTCCATCCTGCTCATTGACCGCATCCCCAAGAGCCTGATCGTCATCGGCGCGGGCGCGGTGGGCTGCGAGTTCGCCTCCGTGTTCAACCACGTGGGCAGCCAGGTCGCCATCGTGGAGTACATGCCGAACCTGCTGCCCATCGAGGACATCGACGCCTCGAAGGAGCTGGAGAAGCACTTCAAGAAGCGGAAGATCGATCTGCACACCGGCGCCAAGGTGGAGAAGGTGGAGCACACCGCCACGGGCGTGAAGGTGACGATGACGGTGGGCAGCGAGACCAAGACGATCGAGGCCGAGCTGCTGCTGTCCGCGGTGGGCCGCTCGCCGGTGACCGAGGACATCGGCCTGAAGCAGACGAACATCCAGGCGGACCGGGGCTTCATCAAGGTGGACCAAATGATGCGGACCACGGAGGCCAACGTGTACGCCATTGGCGACGTGGTCCCCACGGCCATGCTGGCGCACGTGGCCAGCGCCGAGTGCGTCCTCGCGGTGGAGCACATCGCTGGGAAGAATCCGCAGCCCATCAACTATGACTTGGTGCCGTCGGCCACGTACTGCTACCCCGAGGTGGCCTCGGTGGGCCTCACGGAGAAGAAGGCCAAGGAGCGCGGCTACGACGTGAAGACGGGCATCTTCCCGTTCAGCGCCATCACCAAGGCCTCCATCTCCAACGAGGCGGCCGGCATGATCAAGGTGGTCTCCGACAAGAAGTACGACGAGGTGCTGGGCATCCACCTGGTGGGCCCGCACGCCACGGAGCTGCTCGCGGAGGCCTGCGTGGCGCTGCGCCTGGAGATCACCACCGAGGAGCTCGCGCACACGATGCACGCGCACCCGACGCTCTCCGAGATCGTCAAGGAAGGCGCCGAGGCGGCGCTGGGTCACCCGATCCACATCTGA
- a CDS encoding AAA family ATPase, with protein MRNPQPDASMKPRLASLRDSLATGLIERATPIRLALLAALAGEHLLLVGPPGTAKSELARRLKLAFQDAPLFERLLTRFTVPEELFGPLSIKALEEDRYHRQTGGYLPSAAFAFLDEIFKANSAILNSLLTLLNEREFDNGTERVRTPLICVVGASNELPDGEELHALYDRFLLRCRVPPVSAEGFDALLDLRGTQPIQPKQELLLTRAELEEFRAAASTVVVPPEVKALLKALRAFLEGQQIAVSDRRWRKIVYLLQVSALSHGRTEVSVWDAWLLQHCTWELPEQREAIFDWYQARLGTASAAEPERFTKLVGALEKQLELEKQSRSQARDEQGQLLFSDEKGKPVLQQKGHRRKTNSDKQALFLAPADRHTDRTMGGKGMTREEITSSIRDQYGYYSSSSQRAESYLADENNFYFEPYSLLPMMEPTRYSPVHIDGRVRQVDELSEELTQYRRGVEAQIKSVTAIVEDHLWIAPGFSKPARANLEQRQEHANRLVERLKNLRSGFLALPRSSA; from the coding sequence ATGCGAAACCCGCAGCCCGACGCGTCCATGAAGCCCCGACTGGCCTCATTGCGAGACAGTCTGGCCACCGGTCTCATCGAGCGCGCGACACCCATCAGGCTTGCTTTGCTTGCAGCGCTGGCTGGGGAGCACCTCCTGCTGGTGGGCCCTCCGGGAACGGCCAAGAGCGAGCTGGCACGAAGGTTGAAACTCGCGTTCCAGGATGCGCCGCTCTTCGAGCGGCTGCTGACGCGCTTCACGGTGCCTGAGGAGCTGTTCGGGCCCTTGTCGATCAAAGCGCTCGAGGAAGACCGCTACCACCGGCAGACCGGGGGGTACCTTCCGTCCGCGGCCTTCGCCTTCCTGGACGAGATCTTCAAAGCCAACAGCGCCATCCTCAACTCGCTGCTGACCCTGCTCAATGAGCGCGAGTTCGACAATGGCACGGAGCGCGTCCGCACGCCCCTCATCTGCGTCGTCGGAGCGAGCAACGAGCTGCCGGACGGCGAGGAGCTGCACGCCCTCTATGACCGCTTCCTGCTGCGCTGCCGGGTTCCGCCCGTCTCCGCCGAGGGGTTCGACGCCTTGCTGGACCTTCGCGGCACCCAGCCCATCCAGCCGAAGCAGGAGCTGCTCCTCACACGGGCCGAACTCGAGGAGTTCCGCGCGGCAGCCTCCACGGTCGTTGTCCCTCCAGAAGTGAAGGCGCTCCTCAAGGCCCTGCGCGCATTCCTCGAAGGGCAGCAGATCGCGGTGTCCGACCGGCGGTGGCGAAAGATCGTCTACCTGCTCCAGGTCTCCGCGCTGAGCCACGGCCGAACAGAGGTGTCTGTCTGGGACGCGTGGCTACTCCAGCACTGCACCTGGGAGCTGCCTGAACAGCGTGAGGCGATCTTCGACTGGTACCAAGCGCGCCTGGGAACGGCGTCCGCAGCGGAGCCTGAACGCTTCACCAAGCTGGTGGGCGCCCTCGAGAAGCAGCTGGAACTCGAGAAACAGTCCCGCTCGCAAGCCAGAGACGAGCAGGGCCAGCTGCTCTTCTCTGACGAGAAAGGCAAGCCGGTCTTGCAGCAGAAGGGCCACCGGCGCAAGACCAACTCGGACAAGCAAGCCCTCTTCCTGGCTCCCGCGGACAGACACACGGACCGGACCATGGGCGGTAAGGGCATGACGCGGGAGGAAATCACGTCCTCCATCCGAGACCAGTACGGCTACTACAGCAGCAGTTCCCAAAGGGCCGAGAGCTACCTCGCCGACGAGAACAACTTCTACTTCGAGCCCTACAGCCTCCTTCCCATGATGGAGCCCACCCGCTACTCCCCAGTCCACATCGATGGCCGCGTCCGGCAGGTGGATGAACTCTCCGAAGAGCTCACGCAGTACCGCCGCGGGGTGGAGGCTCAAATCAAATCGGTGACGGCGATCGTGGAGGACCACCTGTGGATTGCTCCCGGGTTCTCCAAGCCCGCGCGTGCCAACCTGGAGCAGCGGCAAGAGCACGCGAACCGGCTTGTCGAGCGGCTGAAGAACCTGCGCTCAGGGTTCCTCGCACTCCCTCGGAGTTCCGCTTGA
- a CDS encoding methyl-accepting chemotaxis protein has product MLQNMSIARKLQAGFGLMVLILLALVSASYLSFARLQQARVLDLHSFEVLLELRGMMKSLVDRETGERGFLLTGAEEFLEPLREGRSTFDEHLAQARHLTSDNPRQQERLQRLQALNEAWLNNYLEPMLALRKDVSEGRAELSKLIEQVRAAKGKHFMDQMRSIEAELEAEEFELLKQRRAQTDALAAQMYGMLLGGGALGVPLAMLLSLVLARSITQPIAQAVTITHQLAAGDLSVPITPQGRDEPAQMMMSLKEMVRKFAGVLGEARSASMALASASEQVSSAAQTLSQGTNTQASSVEETSHNVQQISLSSDRTAKTSQQLEQLALSGARDAEQSGQAVENTIQAMTSIVAQISLVEEIAYQTHLLALNAAIEAARAGEHGRGFAVVASEVRKLSERSQKATLEIETLASSSLKIADRSGKHLATLVPSIQRTAGLMKEVSTACAEQATGATQISQSMLQIDQVTQRNAAAAEELSSTAEELASQADTLKQTMDFFRLGSEPPSPEQAAS; this is encoded by the coding sequence ATGCTTCAGAACATGAGCATCGCGCGCAAGCTGCAGGCCGGTTTCGGCCTCATGGTGTTGATCCTGCTGGCCCTGGTCTCGGCTTCGTACCTGAGCTTCGCCCGCTTACAGCAGGCCAGAGTGCTGGACCTCCACTCCTTCGAGGTCCTGCTCGAGCTGCGTGGGATGATGAAGAGCCTGGTGGACCGGGAGACCGGTGAGCGTGGCTTCCTCCTGACCGGTGCGGAGGAGTTCCTCGAGCCGCTGCGCGAAGGGCGCAGCACATTCGACGAACATCTGGCCCAGGCTCGGCACCTGACGTCGGACAACCCGCGCCAGCAAGAGCGGCTCCAGCGGCTCCAGGCCCTCAACGAGGCCTGGTTGAACAACTACCTCGAGCCCATGCTCGCCTTGCGCAAGGACGTGAGCGAGGGCCGGGCTGAACTCTCCAAGCTGATCGAGCAGGTGCGCGCCGCCAAGGGCAAGCACTTCATGGATCAAATGAGGTCCATCGAAGCTGAGCTCGAAGCGGAGGAGTTCGAACTCCTCAAGCAGCGGCGCGCGCAGACCGATGCCTTGGCGGCTCAGATGTATGGAATGCTGCTCGGGGGCGGAGCCTTGGGCGTGCCGCTTGCCATGCTGCTCTCTCTGGTACTGGCCCGGAGTATCACCCAGCCCATCGCTCAGGCGGTGACGATCACCCACCAGTTGGCCGCGGGGGACTTGAGCGTCCCCATCACCCCGCAGGGCCGGGATGAGCCGGCGCAGATGATGATGAGCCTGAAGGAGATGGTCCGGAAATTCGCCGGTGTCCTCGGCGAGGCACGATCCGCGTCGATGGCGCTGGCCTCGGCGTCCGAGCAGGTCTCCTCGGCCGCCCAGACGCTCTCCCAGGGCACAAACACCCAGGCCTCGTCGGTGGAAGAGACCAGTCACAACGTCCAACAGATCAGCCTCTCCAGTGATCGCACCGCCAAGACCAGTCAACAGCTGGAGCAGCTGGCGCTCAGCGGAGCCCGAGATGCCGAGCAGAGTGGCCAAGCGGTCGAGAACACCATCCAGGCGATGACCTCCATCGTCGCGCAGATCTCCCTCGTCGAAGAGATTGCGTACCAAACCCACCTGCTGGCTCTGAATGCCGCCATCGAGGCGGCACGCGCGGGAGAGCACGGCCGGGGCTTCGCCGTGGTCGCTTCGGAGGTGCGCAAGCTGTCGGAGCGCAGCCAGAAGGCAACCCTGGAGATTGAAACGCTCGCCAGCTCCAGCCTGAAGATCGCCGATCGCTCCGGCAAGCACCTGGCCACGCTGGTCCCCTCCATTCAGAGGACCGCTGGGCTCATGAAGGAGGTCTCGACCGCCTGCGCGGAGCAGGCCACAGGCGCCACGCAGATCAGCCAGTCCATGCTCCAGATTGACCAGGTGACCCAGCGCAACGCCGCAGCGGCTGAAGAGCTGTCCAGCACAGCGGAGGAGCTGGCCTCCCAGGCCGACACCCTCAAGCAGACGATGGACTTCTTCCGTCTCGGCTCCGAGCCCCCCTCCCCCGAGCAAGCAGCTTCATGA
- the lipA gene encoding lipoyl synthase: MATPDRFPLPQVPESTRKPEWLKVRLPHGEGYERVKAIVRRTKLSTVCEEARCPNIAECWGGGTATVMLMGEVCTRACRFCHVKVGAPPPLDPMEPIHLAQAVKEMALEYIVVTSVNRDDRPDGGASHFASAIRELRRESPKTIVEVLIPDFKGVEKDLTTVAEARPHVVAHNVETVERLTPTVRDRRAGYRQSLRVLEYLKKRPEGLYTKSSVMVGLGETDAELEQTFKDLREAGVDVLTLGQYLQPSQYHLRVERFVTPAQFEEYKKLAESYGFLYVASGPLVRSSYRAAEFFMKGLMERERLERIG; the protein is encoded by the coding sequence ATGGCGACTCCCGATCGGTTTCCTCTTCCCCAGGTCCCCGAGAGCACTCGTAAACCCGAGTGGTTGAAGGTGCGCTTGCCCCACGGAGAGGGCTACGAACGGGTGAAGGCCATCGTTCGCCGCACCAAGCTCTCCACCGTCTGCGAAGAGGCCCGCTGCCCGAACATCGCCGAGTGCTGGGGCGGTGGCACCGCCACGGTGATGCTGATGGGCGAGGTGTGCACCCGCGCCTGCCGCTTCTGCCACGTGAAGGTGGGCGCGCCTCCGCCGCTGGACCCGATGGAGCCCATCCACCTGGCCCAGGCCGTCAAGGAGATGGCGCTCGAGTACATCGTCGTGACGTCCGTGAACCGCGATGACCGGCCGGACGGCGGCGCCAGCCACTTCGCCTCGGCCATCCGCGAGCTGCGCCGCGAGTCACCGAAGACGATCGTCGAGGTGCTCATCCCCGACTTCAAGGGCGTGGAGAAGGACCTGACCACGGTGGCCGAGGCCCGCCCGCACGTGGTGGCCCACAACGTGGAGACGGTGGAGCGCCTCACGCCCACGGTGCGCGACCGGCGCGCCGGGTACCGCCAGTCGCTGCGCGTGCTCGAGTACCTGAAGAAGCGCCCCGAGGGCCTCTACACCAAGAGCTCGGTGATGGTGGGCCTGGGCGAGACGGACGCCGAGCTGGAGCAGACCTTCAAGGATCTGCGCGAGGCGGGCGTGGACGTGCTGACGCTGGGCCAGTACCTGCAGCCCTCGCAGTACCACCTGCGCGTGGAGCGCTTCGTCACGCCGGCGCAGTTCGAGGAGTACAAGAAGCTGGCCGAGTCCTACGGCTTCCTCTACGTGGCCAGCGGCCCGCTGGTCCGGTCCAGCTACCGCGCCGCCGAGTTCTTCATGAAGGGCCTGATGGAGCGCGAGCGCCTGGAGCGCATCGGCTAG
- a CDS encoding DUF72 domain-containing protein yields MSSLSRMGRIHLGTSGYVYKHWKGIFYPPKLPAKQWLPYYARVFSTVELNNTFYCLPTPEAVDAWREQTPEGFLFACKGSRFLTHMKRLTDVGLGLERFFEPISRLGSKLGPVLWQLPPQMKHPDPERLDRFLCHLPHDVHHAFEFRDAAWYHPEVLEVLDAWGAAVCEHDLCPVPPPFVTGGWRYLRFHGTSSKYSGLYGRKALHTVAQDLAGWRREGFTAWVYFNNDLQGHALLDAFELADLLGEPIHLPAAQPGSDQMWIG; encoded by the coding sequence ATGTCCAGCTTGTCCCGCATGGGGCGCATCCACCTGGGCACCAGCGGCTATGTGTACAAGCACTGGAAGGGGATCTTCTACCCACCCAAGCTGCCTGCCAAGCAGTGGCTCCCCTACTACGCCCGCGTGTTCTCCACCGTGGAGCTGAACAACACCTTCTACTGCCTGCCCACCCCGGAGGCCGTGGACGCGTGGCGCGAGCAAACGCCTGAGGGCTTCCTCTTCGCGTGCAAGGGCAGCCGCTTCCTGACGCACATGAAGCGGCTGACGGATGTGGGGCTGGGGCTGGAGCGCTTCTTCGAGCCCATCTCACGCCTGGGCTCCAAGCTGGGGCCGGTGCTCTGGCAGCTGCCGCCGCAGATGAAGCACCCGGACCCGGAACGGCTGGACCGGTTCCTCTGCCACCTGCCCCACGACGTGCACCACGCCTTCGAGTTCCGCGACGCGGCCTGGTACCACCCGGAGGTGCTGGAGGTGCTGGACGCGTGGGGCGCGGCCGTCTGTGAGCACGATCTGTGCCCGGTGCCTCCACCGTTCGTCACGGGAGGCTGGCGCTACCTGCGCTTCCACGGCACGTCGTCCAAGTACTCGGGGCTCTACGGCCGCAAGGCGCTGCACACCGTGGCGCAGGATCTCGCCGGCTGGCGGCGCGAGGGCTTCACCGCCTGGGTCTACTTCAACAACGACTTACAGGGGCACGCGCTGCTGGATGCGTTCGAGCTCGCCGATCTGCTCGGCGAGCCCATCCACCTGCCAGCAGCGCAGCCGGGATCCGATCAGATGTGGATCGGGTGA
- a CDS encoding hydrolase, with amino-acid sequence MSTVALAQAKQGGPKPSAKLLTPQNSALILIDHQPQMSFAVSSIDRQSLVNNTVGLAKAAKAFKVPTLLTTVAEKSFSGPIFPEVQAVFPDQKPIDRTSMNAWEDKAFYDAVKKTNRKKLVIAALWTEVCLVMPVLSALDEGYEVYIVTDASGGTSKEAHDMAVARMIQAGAQPVTWMQVLLEYQRDWARGETYAATTGIAMEHGGAYGTGIRYAKGMFGASEGKTSEVTK; translated from the coding sequence ATGTCGACGGTCGCGCTCGCGCAAGCGAAGCAGGGCGGCCCCAAGCCCAGCGCCAAGCTGCTGACGCCGCAGAACTCCGCGCTGATCCTCATCGATCACCAGCCGCAGATGTCGTTCGCGGTCTCCAGCATCGACCGCCAGTCCTTGGTGAACAACACGGTGGGCCTGGCCAAGGCGGCCAAGGCCTTCAAGGTGCCCACCCTCCTGACCACGGTGGCGGAGAAGAGCTTCAGTGGCCCCATCTTCCCGGAGGTCCAGGCGGTGTTCCCGGACCAGAAGCCCATCGACCGCACGTCGATGAACGCGTGGGAGGACAAGGCCTTCTACGACGCGGTGAAGAAGACCAACCGCAAGAAGCTGGTGATCGCGGCGCTGTGGACTGAGGTCTGCCTGGTGATGCCGGTGCTGAGCGCGCTGGACGAGGGCTATGAGGTCTACATCGTGACGGACGCCTCGGGTGGCACGAGCAAGGAGGCGCACGACATGGCGGTGGCGCGGATGATCCAGGCGGGTGCGCAGCCGGTGACCTGGATGCAGGTGCTGCTCGAGTACCAGCGCGACTGGGCGCGCGGCGAGACGTACGCGGCCACCACCGGAATCGCCATGGAGCACGGCGGCGCGTATGGCACGGGCATCCGCTACGCCAAGGGCATGTTTGGCGCCAGCGAGGGCAAGACCAGCGAGGTCACCAAGTAA
- a CDS encoding VWA domain-containing protein, producing MSPQEGFDAGALEQRYSLLDRLPEALFHAAATHLHGTLEQRVQGLLQWHDALMAGGLPPLEGLKWPDRPTAELLHQELTSLRLPHFCRGEKALVEALLLDVLEAASTGALRRAEWEALQFAQLQEQERARRKKASPQAPAAQPPPRGTRQGGAQHGATASSSSSGASGQGSGPAGPPAAAAEPKPVEEVLDKKTLADLKAEAARLADQQLQEAIRQRLRTAWEERVRLWAEMEDVFGELAMLLGRGWDLARGLLRSQGWMEVVRLRRLLEQLPQLKELIQVLGRMRTSLDPKVPPVMETIIGPVQRVIEERREVRSPLARSETRGLERSGDVQRMLPVEAALLGHPTLRLLWHARRSERTLLTYRVEGTDLERVQMETEAGEAHQRPRPAETRGPILVCLDTSGSMKGTPELVAKALVLEATRVGFNEKRPCYLYAFSGPGDVAEHELSLTEQGLARLMAFLTQSFSGGTDVTAPLSRAVARLDAEGWGRADLLLVSDGEFEVPAETRDLLTRASARKGLRSHGVLIGSGPGAAMASICSPLHRFTDWQAFLDASIKLPPAHTPPAAPTSRKKRR from the coding sequence TTGAGCCCCCAGGAGGGCTTCGACGCGGGAGCGCTGGAACAACGGTACTCGCTGCTCGACCGGCTGCCCGAAGCCCTCTTCCACGCCGCCGCCACCCATCTCCACGGCACATTGGAGCAGCGTGTTCAGGGACTTCTCCAATGGCACGATGCCCTCATGGCCGGTGGGCTCCCTCCCCTGGAGGGACTCAAGTGGCCCGACCGGCCCACCGCGGAGCTCCTCCACCAAGAGCTCACGTCGCTCCGGCTGCCCCACTTCTGCCGGGGCGAGAAGGCCCTGGTCGAAGCCTTGCTGCTCGACGTGCTCGAGGCGGCATCCACGGGTGCCCTCCGGCGCGCCGAGTGGGAGGCACTTCAGTTCGCACAGTTGCAGGAGCAGGAGCGCGCCCGCCGCAAGAAGGCGTCCCCCCAGGCTCCCGCCGCGCAACCCCCTCCTCGCGGAACGCGGCAGGGCGGTGCGCAACATGGCGCCACTGCTTCCTCCTCCTCCTCTGGCGCCTCCGGACAAGGCTCCGGTCCAGCGGGGCCGCCAGCGGCCGCGGCGGAACCCAAGCCGGTTGAGGAGGTGTTGGACAAGAAGACCCTCGCGGACCTCAAGGCCGAGGCCGCACGGCTCGCCGACCAACAGCTCCAGGAAGCCATCCGCCAGAGGCTCCGCACAGCATGGGAGGAACGCGTCCGGCTCTGGGCCGAAATGGAAGATGTGTTTGGGGAGCTCGCCATGCTCCTGGGCCGTGGCTGGGATCTGGCGCGAGGGCTGCTTCGCTCTCAAGGATGGATGGAGGTGGTCCGGCTGCGAAGACTGCTGGAGCAGCTCCCCCAATTGAAGGAGCTCATCCAGGTGCTCGGCCGCATGCGGACCTCCCTGGATCCCAAGGTGCCTCCCGTCATGGAGACGATCATCGGCCCGGTCCAGAGAGTGATCGAGGAGCGCCGGGAGGTGCGCAGTCCGCTGGCCCGCTCCGAGACTCGAGGCCTGGAGCGCTCGGGGGATGTGCAGCGCATGCTCCCAGTGGAGGCCGCCTTGCTCGGCCATCCTACGTTGAGGTTGCTCTGGCATGCCCGCCGCTCCGAGCGGACCCTGCTGACCTATCGGGTCGAAGGGACGGACCTGGAGCGCGTCCAGATGGAGACCGAGGCCGGAGAGGCGCACCAGCGCCCTCGGCCCGCCGAGACCCGAGGCCCCATTCTCGTCTGCCTCGATACCTCGGGCTCCATGAAGGGCACTCCCGAGCTCGTGGCCAAGGCGCTCGTCCTGGAGGCCACGCGCGTCGGCTTCAACGAGAAACGCCCCTGCTACCTATACGCATTTAGTGGCCCAGGGGATGTGGCAGAGCACGAGCTGTCCCTGACTGAGCAGGGGCTGGCGCGGCTGATGGCCTTCCTAACCCAGAGCTTCTCTGGAGGCACCGATGTCACGGCCCCCCTGTCCAGGGCAGTGGCCAGGCTCGACGCCGAGGGGTGGGGACGGGCGGATCTCCTGCTCGTCAGCGATGGGGAGTTCGAAGTCCCCGCAGAGACACGGGACTTGCTCACCCGTGCCTCCGCACGCAAGGGCCTGCGATCTCACGGCGTGCTCATTGGCTCGGGCCCAGGAGCGGCCATGGCCTCCATCTGCTCGCCGCTGCACCGCTTCACCGATTGGCAGGCATTCCTGGACGCCTCGATCAAGCTTCCCCCAGCCCACACTCCGCCCGCAGCCCCCACTTCGCGAAAGAAGCGCAGATGA
- a CDS encoding amidohydrolase, whose amino-acid sequence MLKNHKPLRGMVSGLICLGVMACAAREVRPAAGETAELIITNGKVTTLDAAHPEVSALAVKEGRILAVGDDAQIKALAGPSTRRVDAGGRRVIPGLNDSHNHVIRGGLNYTLELRWDGVRSLKRALEMLREQAARTPKGQWVRVVGGWTEFQFEERRMPTLEEINAATGDTPAFILNLYNQAFVNQAAVAALGWDAKTPNPPGGEIQRGADGRPTGLLLAKPDALILYSTLARAPKLTREEQLNSTRHFLREYNRFGLTSAIDAGGGGQNFPDDYSVIEEVADKGELTLRISYYLFAQKRGQELADYQRWVGMTKPGTAKGLLRPNGYLMAGGGENLVWAAADFENFLEERPELKPGMEAELKPIISLLVKNRWPFRIHGTYDESIRRFLDVFEAVNRETPFDGLRWAIDHGETLTPETLARVKALGGGVAIQSRMTMQGEYFVRRYGAKAAEEAPPVRKMLELGVPVGAGTDATRVDTYNPWVALSWMTTGRTEGGLVLTPPEKRLSRQQALELYTVGSAWFSGEEKEKGRLAPGQLADFAILSEDYLSVPEERIRGIESVLTVVDGKPVYGAGEYAALSPALPLVLPEWSPVTRFGGYASGTQRAP is encoded by the coding sequence ATGTTGAAGAACCACAAGCCCCTGCGGGGGATGGTGTCAGGGCTCATCTGCCTCGGAGTGATGGCGTGCGCCGCACGAGAGGTCCGGCCTGCGGCGGGAGAGACGGCGGAGCTCATCATCACGAACGGCAAGGTGACGACGCTGGACGCGGCCCACCCGGAGGTGAGCGCGCTGGCGGTGAAGGAAGGGCGCATCCTCGCCGTAGGAGACGATGCCCAGATCAAGGCGCTGGCGGGGCCCTCCACGCGGAGGGTCGATGCGGGAGGGCGGCGGGTGATTCCGGGGCTCAACGACAGCCACAACCACGTCATCCGCGGTGGACTCAACTACACGCTGGAGCTGCGCTGGGACGGGGTGCGGAGCCTGAAGCGCGCGCTGGAGATGCTGCGCGAGCAGGCGGCGCGGACGCCGAAGGGCCAGTGGGTGCGGGTGGTGGGCGGCTGGACGGAGTTCCAGTTCGAGGAGCGGCGCATGCCCACGCTGGAGGAAATCAACGCGGCGACGGGAGACACGCCGGCCTTCATCCTCAACCTCTACAACCAGGCCTTCGTGAACCAGGCGGCCGTGGCGGCGCTCGGGTGGGACGCGAAGACGCCGAACCCTCCGGGCGGAGAGATTCAGCGCGGCGCGGACGGCCGCCCTACGGGGCTGCTGCTGGCGAAGCCGGACGCGCTCATCCTCTATTCCACGCTGGCGCGAGCGCCGAAGCTGACGCGCGAGGAGCAGCTCAACTCCACGCGCCACTTCTTGCGCGAGTACAACCGGTTCGGCCTGACCAGCGCCATCGACGCAGGCGGAGGCGGGCAGAACTTCCCGGACGACTACAGCGTCATCGAGGAGGTGGCGGACAAGGGCGAGCTGACGCTGCGCATCTCCTATTACCTCTTCGCGCAGAAGCGGGGGCAGGAACTGGCGGACTACCAGCGCTGGGTGGGGATGACGAAGCCGGGGACGGCCAAGGGGCTGCTGCGCCCCAATGGCTACCTGATGGCCGGAGGCGGAGAGAACCTGGTGTGGGCGGCGGCGGACTTCGAGAACTTCCTGGAGGAGCGTCCGGAGCTGAAGCCCGGGATGGAGGCGGAGCTGAAGCCCATCATTTCGCTGCTGGTGAAGAACCGCTGGCCGTTCCGCATCCACGGCACGTATGACGAGTCCATCCGCCGCTTCCTGGACGTGTTCGAGGCGGTGAACCGGGAGACGCCATTTGACGGGCTGCGGTGGGCGATCGACCACGGAGAGACGCTCACGCCCGAGACGCTGGCGCGGGTGAAAGCGCTGGGAGGCGGGGTGGCCATCCAGAGCCGAATGACGATGCAAGGCGAATACTTCGTGCGCCGCTACGGAGCGAAGGCCGCGGAGGAGGCCCCGCCGGTGCGCAAGATGCTGGAGCTGGGAGTGCCGGTGGGAGCGGGAACGGACGCCACACGGGTGGACACGTACAACCCCTGGGTGGCGCTCTCGTGGATGACCACGGGCCGGACCGAGGGCGGGTTGGTGCTCACGCCGCCGGAGAAGCGGCTCAGCCGCCAGCAAGCGCTGGAGCTCTACACGGTGGGCAGTGCGTGGTTCTCGGGTGAGGAGAAGGAGAAGGGACGGCTGGCGCCGGGCCAGCTCGCGGACTTCGCCATCCTCTCGGAGGACTACCTCTCGGTGCCCGAGGAGCGCATCCGCGGCATCGAGTCAGTGCTCACCGTGGTGGACGGCAAGCCCGTGTACGGGGCGGGGGAGTACGCCGCGCTGTCGCCCGCGCTGCCTCTGGTGCTTCCGGAGTGGAGCCCGGTGACCCGCTTCGGAGGCTACGCCTCGGGAACGCAGCGCGCGCCCTGA